The Thermodesulfobacteriota bacterium genomic sequence TATACCTGTGTACAAAAGCAAGTTCATCGCTTTTGGTCTTAAGTGTACCGTTTAATTTTGCTTCTAAAACTGCTTGCAGAATTTCACGAAAAACAGGTCCGGGCGCTATTTCCATCTTTTTTAAATCCTTGCCTGAAATTACGGGATGTACATATCTGAGACGCGTAAAGTAATTCGAAATGGATCGTTTTACAATTTCCTTTCTGGTCGCCGCCATCATATAAAGTAAAAGTTCTGTCTTAAAAACTGAAAGTTTACTATAAAGCACGCTGTTTTTAACCGGCAGGTTCCTTTCCAGCCAGAAAAGGCATCTGTCGGCCTCAAAGCGTTCGACACAAAATATTCTTCGATAGCGGGGAGCAAGTTCAAAGTGCACACATATTTCGTTGGTAATTTTCTTATCGTCGCTTCGAATAAGTGCTAAAAAATAAACGGCCCACTTCATATATGATTCCTCTAAAAAAAGCAAATCATGCCAAGATAATACTTTTTTGACTGAATTAAACAGGTAAATAAGATCATTGTCCAGGGTAATTGAAAGATGCAATACACTTAACAGGTTGTACTCATTTAGCCTTATTATTGCAGGAATCGGATTTTCTTCTTCCAGGATCTGGCGAAATTCTGCAAAGACTCTCCTTCCGCTGAGTCGTTTGAAAAAATCCATTTTAACAGCATTTTCAATCAGTCCTGAAGTGAGTTTCCCAATGGAAAAACCAAAGCGCTGTTCGAATCTTATGGCTCGAAAAACGCGGGTGGGGTCTTCGACAAAACTTAAATTATGCAAGATACGTATCGTTTTTTCCTTTATGTCCTTTTGGGCGGTAAAAAAGTCGATTAATATGCCGAATCTGTCAGGGGTAAGTTGTATTGCCAGAGTATTGACAGTAAAATCTCTGCGGAACAGATCAAGTTTTATGGAACTCATTTCAACCGTGGGCAATGCAGCAGGAAACTTGTAGTATTCCATTCTGGCGGAAGCCACATCTATTTTAAAACCATCCGGGAATATTATTACCGCAGTACCAAACTTCTTATACGAGTGAATACGCGCTCCAGCTATTGAAGCATATTTTTTAGCAAAATCAATGCCATCTCCTTCTATGACGATATCGATATCTTCATTAACTCTGTATAGAAAAAGGTCACGAACAAATCCACCAACCACATAGGCGCGGTATCCTTTTTCAGCTGCGACTTCTCCAAGGGTTTTTAATATATCCACCAGACGTTTTGAAAGCCGTTCTTTCATAAACTTTACAATATTTCTGGTTCTGGCGCGAACAGGTTCGGTGAGCGGGTCGGGAGAACTTTCCCGGGTGTATCTTGAGTCTTTGACCAGGATATTTAAAAGGTCGGTGCGTGTAATCACACCGGTGATGGCACCATTATCCATCACCGGCAGAAGGCGCTGCTTGTTTTCGATTATCTTTTCCTGAATTTCTGTGAGATCCGCATCTGAATTGACAACAGCAATATCCGTAGTCATATATTCTTTTACCTGGACGAGATCCAGTTTATGGTAAAGCGCTTTCTCAATCACTTGGCGTGATATGTAACCGAGCAATCTTTCACGGCTGTCGGGCTTCTCCGGTTTTTCAGTGACCAACAGTGCATTTATATTATAGCGTGTAAGCAGATTGCCGGCATCCCGGCAGGATATATCGCTTGTCACGGAAATGGGAGGCGATGACATTAAGTCTTGGGCCAGTCGGTTTGATTTAATTTTTTGATATAGTATTTCAATCAGTTTGTGTTCAACCTGGGTCAATGTCATTTCCTTAACCGTTGCAGCAGCAGCGAAAGTATGGCCGCCTCCGCCAAGTGGTGCAATAATTTCACCGGCATCAATCTCTGAAATTCTGCTTCGTGCAACCACATAAATTTTATTTTCCATGCGCGCAATGGCAAAGATAGCATCAACAGGTTCCATTTTTGCCATCTTATGTACAAGGAAGGCAAAATCGGGTAAATAGTTGTTCAACGATACACTGGTAACTATAATTTCGAAACTATGGATACTGTAACGCACAGCAGTCTGAATCATGTCGTTTAAAAGTCCGACCTGCTGCGTGCTAATCTCTCTGGAAATTAGATCTGAAACGATGTTCAGATTTGCACCTTTTGAGAGGAGAAAGGCAGCGGCCTTAAAATCATCTTCGGTAGTGGATGGAAATGTAAAACTTCCGGTATCTTCATATATGCCGAGGCACATGATGGTGGCTTCATCCGGAGAAATATCGATTTGCTTTTTTTTCAGAATTTCTGTCAGAATGGTGACCGTGGCACCGGTTAAACGATTTAGCTCGATTCGTCCTTTAATATCATTGGGAGTGGGTGGATGATGGTCATAAATATGTATGTCTAAATCCTGTTGTTCCAGAAGCAAAGATAACTTGCCGATGCGGTTTGCCAGCCGCGTGTCTACCAGGACCAATCTTTTGACGTTGGAAAAATTGATATCTCTAATATTCGCCATATTAAAAAGATATACCATTGACTCGACAAAGAAATTCCTTAAGTTTTTTTCCTGGGAACCCGGAAATACGACCAGAGAATCCGGATACAGCTTCTGGGCAGCAAGCATGGATGCGATTGCATCAAAGTCAGCGTTGATATGGCTGGTTATTATGGTTAATTTTTTATTTTCCACGTCAAAGCCCCGTTAAAGGTAAAAACCAGAGTAGGTTAGAAGTCTCAACATATACATAGTCCCCAAGCTTTTTCAAGCTATACATCAAATCGCTAAAATTATTTGATAAAAATATAAAAATATGGATTGAGAAAAATGCCGATAGCATCGGTATTCATTGTAATTATTTCCGTGGTTTTTTACTGAAAGTAATAACTGTATGGTATGAAATTTGTATAGAATCATGAGTGGTTAGAAAGATTTATCCGGTTTTGCAATAAACTGTTCAAAGCTATTGTTGTTTAAATAAGATTGTGATATTATATTTAATCTATGATGGGTTAATTAAAATAGACCGTTCAATCAATGCAACAATTTGTAAATAACAACGGACAGATGACTGTAACAGCTGACAATTGAGATATTTTATGCTCAATTAATATATTGATGCGTTCGCAAAGAAAAAACAGCTGTTTACAAAATGTTTTAAGTTTTAAGCCTCTGGTTAAACAGTAAACATCATTAAAGCACAAAACGTAATTCCTGATGAATTCAATTTTTTACGAGATCATCACTATATTAGTGTATTTCTAAATCCAGAAGGGGGTTGATTATGCCGGTTTTTCTTTGGTCAGGGAAAAATAAAAAAGGTGACATGCAAAAAGGTGAGATGGAAGCTTCAACGGAAGAAGCGGTACTTGCCAACCTGAAAAGAATGAAAATTGAGCCGACAAAAGTTAAAAAGAAACCCAAAGATCTTTTTGAAAATGTTGCCTTTCTTCAACCAAAAGTCAAAGATAAAGATATCATTCTTTTTGCAAGGCAATTTTCCACCATGATCGATGCAGGGCTTCCTATTATCCAGTGCCTCGACATTCTTTATTCCCAGCAGGAGAATGCCACCTTTAAAAAGATGCTCAGAAGTATAAAAGATGATGTGGAAAGCGGTGCAACCCTTGCTGAAGCGTTGAAAAAATTTCCCAACGAGTTTGACGATCTTTTCATAAATATGATTGCCGCAGGCGAAGCTGGAGGTATTCTTGATACGATTTTAAGAAGGCTTTCTACCTATATGGAAAAGGCCGCCAGGCTAAAATCCAAGGTTAAAGGGGCCATGACCTATCCCATAGTAACCCTTGTTATCGCTGGTGCTGTACTTGCAGTTATTCTGATTTTTGTTATACCTGTATTTGAGGACATGTTTGAAGATATGGGAGGACAGCTACCTGCCTTTACCCAAATGGTTGTTGAGGCGAGTAATTTTACAAAAAAAAATGTAATATATATCGTAGTGGGTTTGATACTTTTTATATTTGCTTTTAAAAAGTTTCACAGTACTGAAAAAGGCAGGGCGTTGATTGATAAAAATATTCTTAGATTACCGATATTTGGAGATTTGATTCGAAAAGTTGCCGTTTCTAAATTTACCCGCACCATGGGCACAATGCTTTCCAGCGGGGTTGCTATTTTAGAAGCGCTGGAAATTGTTGCCAAGACGGCAGGCAACAAAACCATTGAGAAAGCGGTTTACTCTGTCCGTTCCGATATTGCAGAAGGACGAACCATGGCCGATCCGCTCATCGAAAGCGGGGTGTTTCCGTCAATGGTGTGCCAGATGATTGCAGTTGGTGAATCGACCGGAGCGCTTGATGCCATGCTGGAAAAGATTGCTATATTCTACGACGAAGAAGTTGATCAGGCGGTTGAAAATCTTACTTCATTAATCGAACCGTTTATGCTGGTTTTTCTGGGTATCACAATCGGAGGACTTGTCATCGCAATGTATCTTCCGGTATTTCAAATGGCAAGTAGCCTTTAAAAGGTTTAAAATATTGTTGCTTGATGTATACATTCTGATCGAAAAATCTTTTTTTAAAAGTCGCATCGAGTCAAACCCGATTTAGGCGGTCAGTTTCCCGATTACCTTCTGTTAAATCCAATCTTTGATTCTATTTTAATATCTGATGAAAAGCTCAACCATGGCATCTGAAACTGACTTATTATATAAGCTTAAATGGCTTATGTTTGCTCGCGTTCTTTTTACCACACTTCTTTTAAGTTCAACCATTATCCTTCAACTGAATCAAAAGATTCCTCCGCTGGCCAAGTCTCTTCTGGTTCTGTATGGAATTATTATCGGGATCTTCTTACTGTCAGTTCAATATACGCTGATATTCAAAAGAGTTAAACAGGTTGTTAAGTTTACCTATGTCCAGATTTGTATAGACACTTTTATCGTGACCCTGATAATCTTCGTAACCGGAAGTTTTTCCAGCATTTTTTCTTTTCTGTACCTTGTCGTTATTATCTATACAAGCATGCTTCTTTTCAGAAAGGGAAGCATGATTATGGCTGCGCTCTGCTGCCTGCAGTATGGAATAATGATCGATCTGGAATATTACGGGGTGTTGAAACCTTTTATGGTGCAGGGGAGTATGATTTCGACGGGTTATGCCTGGAGCCATGTGATTTATAAGATAATGATTACCATGGTGGCATGTTTTGCCGTTGCTTTTCTGTCCAGTTTACTGGCAGAGCAGGCAAGAAAGACAAAAAAAGAGCTGTTGGCTCTGGAACAGCACGTAAAGCGGGTTGAGAAGATGGCAGCCATAGGCGAAATGGGAGCCGGCCTTGCCCATGAAATCAAGAATCCTCTTGCCTCTCTGGCAGGCTCCATTCAGCTTCTCAAAAATGATATTAATCGTAATCCTGATCAGGATAAGCTGATGCAGATTATTCTTCGTGAGGCAGACCGTTTAAGTACTCTGGTGAGCAATTTTCTTTTGTTTGCCAAGCCACCGGCCAGCCGGATTGAATCAATAGAGATAGACAGGGTATTGATTGACACCATCGAGCTGTTTGAAAAAGATAATACTTGCATAGGAAGAATTTCAATAAACAAGCAGATTAAGTCCGGCATCAGGATTGAAATGGATCCGGTGCATTTGCGCCAGGTCCTGTGGAATCTTTTAATAAATGCAGCAGAGGCCATTGAAGGCACGGGGTTAATCGATATCAAACTGTATGATGAAAAGAATAAATATGCATGTATTGAAATATCCGACAATGGCAGCGGAATGTCGGATAAAATAATGAAATCGATTTTCGATCCTTTTTTTACAACCAAAAAAAGAGGAACAGGTCTTGGACTTTCCATTGTTCACAGCATACTTGAGTCGTATGATAGCAGACTTGATGTTGAGAGCAGAGAAAACTCCGGAACAACCTTCACCTTAAAATTAAAGCATATCAACATTCCAACTTAATCTTGACACCTCCCGGTAAATAGGTTAGCAAGACAAGTTTATGCTATTTCTATTATTGTTCAACCCGTTGAAACAATAAGGGTTCGCTCAAAAATAAGTTCATATTTTCGTGCTTAAGATTTGAGTTTGGTTTGGTTGATCTGATTGAGCAAAGTCTGAGTAATAGCAAGCTATTTCGCACGCTTTGCGGTCGAAGATTGGCCCAAAATGGTTTGAAGCTTAAGATGAGAAAATGTGAAATTATTTTAAACGAGCCTTAAATATTTATATGTTTGCAGGTGTAAAATAATTATGGAAAAACAAGGAAATATCATCCTAAATCGGAGAAAGAAGCTTGAAGACCTGAAAGAGAAAAAAATCAATCTATTTCCCAATGAATTTAAGGTAATACATACTATAAGGGATATACAAAATGCAATAAAAGATTCGCCAAAAAATTCAATTACGGAAAACGAACCGATTTTTGTTGTGGCCGGTCGGATGATGGCCATAAACAAATTTGGAAAAACAGCTTTTATCCGTTTCAAAGACCGAACCGGGCAGCTTCAGGCATATGTCAGAAAAGATCAAATTGGCGATATGACCTATGACATTTTTAAACAGCTTGATATCGGTGATTTTATCGGCTTAAGCGGAGCGATGTTTAAAACCAAAACAGGTGAGTGGACTCTATTGGTCAAACAATTAAAACTTATTGGCAAGGCAACCCGACCACTTCCTGAGAAATTTCACGGCCTGAAAGATCCTGAAAAACGGTATCGCCAGCGTTACCTTGATTTACTAGTAAACCCGGATGTACGGGAGATATTCATAAAACGAAGCAAAATAATTCATAAGATACGCACGTTTTTTTTAAAACGCGATTTTCTTGAAGTGGAAACTCCGATGATGCAGCCCATCCCAGGAGGTGCAGAGGCTGCGCCTTTTAAAACATATCATAACGCTCTGGGGATGGATCTTTTTTTGCGTATCGCTCCTGAGCTTTATTTAAAGCGCCTGGTTGTCGGGGGGTTTGAAAGGGTTTTTGAGATTAATAGAAATTTTAGAAATGAAGGGGTGTCCACACAACACAATCCTGAATTTACCATGATTGAATTTTATCAGGCCTATGCGACATACGAAGATCTGATGGACTTAACTCAGAAAATGTTTTCCTTTGTGGCCAGAGAAGTGATAGGGTCTGACTTAATTGAATACCAGGGAAACAGTATTGATTTGGGAGGCAAATGGGAAAGATTTAATCTATTGGATTCCTTGGAGATGGTTGGCAAAATAGACCCAAACCTGCTGAATGACAGGGAAGGCCTTCTAAAGTTTGCCGCTTCCAATGGAATTAAAATCAAAAAAACCGGACGACTCGGTAAAATTATTACCAAGCTTTTTGATGTTCTGGTGGAACCAAATCTAATTCAGCCCACTTTTATCACGGGATATCCGGTGGAGGTTTCTCCACTCTCAAGGCGAAATGACAAAGATCCAGAGATAACGGATCGTTTTGAGCTTTTCATTGCAGGGCATGAAATTGCTAACGGATTTTCTGAACTCAACGATCCGGCTGATCAGAAAAAGCGTTTTCTTCAACAGGTTCAAAGCTTGAATGACGGAAATGAAGAGGCCCATCGTATGGATGATGATTACATAGAAGCTTTAGAATATGGTATGCCCCCAACAGCTGGCGAGGGAATAGGCATTGACAGGCTTGTCATGCTTCTTACTGATGCAGCTTCTATACGTGAAGTTATCCTTTTTCCGCATATGAAACCAAGAGAGGGAAAATAAAGGCGGCCGGCATATGTCCTTTGAATATTTTATCGGAAGACGTTATCTCAGGGCAAAGAGGAAACAGGCTTTCATTTCTTTGATTACCATCCTTTCTACAGCAGGCATTGCGGTAGGGGTGATGGCCCTTATTGTGGTAATAGCCGTCATGGCCGGGTTTGAATCTGATCTTAAGTCACATATTCTTGGTGGACAGGCCCATATCGTATTGATGCGCCACGGTGGTCCATTTACGGAATACCGCGAAATTCTTAAACAGGTGGAAAAGATCGACGGAGTCCAATCAGCCACACCTGTGATCTATACCCAGGTCATGCTTCGTGCATCCTCCAAGGTGTCAGGTGCGGTCCTAAGAGGAATAGATCCGGAATCAGCAGGGAGAGTGATTAAAACGCTCGAGAAGGTGTCTTTGAATCATGCAAAAATCGGTATGGGTAAAAGTGGGAATAGTAATGTGCCGGGAATTGTCTTGGGCAAAGTGCTTGCCAATAACCTGGGTGTAAGCCAGGGGGATACCATTTATTTGATATCACCCCGGGGAATGATTTCTCCCATAGGACATCTTCCTGCCATGAAGAGGTTTAAGCTGACCGGGTTTTTTGAATCCGGAATGTATGATTATGACGGGTCTTTTGCTTACATAAACATCGATCAGGCACAAAAAATTCTGCGTATGGGCAATTCCGTATCCGGTATCGAAATACGTGTGGATAATATTTACCAGGCAAGAGAGATTGCTCAAAAGATCGTTTCCAACCTGGGATTTCCTTTTTGGGCAAGGGACTGGATGCAGATGAATCAAAACCTGTTTACCGCCTTGAAGCTGGAAAAGACGGTGATGTTTATTATTTTAACATTAATCGTTCTTGTGGCTGCTTTTAATATTGCCAGTACACTTATCATGATGGTTATGGAAAAGGCGCGGGATATTGCCATATTAAAAGCCATGGGGGCCACGGATAAAAGCATCAAAAAAATATTTGTGTTTAAAGGGATGGTTATAGGTGCCATCGGTACAACCCTGGGTGTTATTTTCGGTTTTGTACTGTGTACCATTCTCAAACATTATAAGATTGCCGAACTTACCGGAGATATTTATTATTTTACGACAAAACTTCCTGTACGGCTCGAAATTTTTGATATTTTTATTATTGTAGCCGCGGCTTTAGTGATCTGCTTTTTTGCGACTCTCTATCCGGCGCGGCAGGCGTCCAGACTCGATCCTGTTGAGGCAATTCGTTATGGCTAAACTTTTAAATATTTGTTTGAAAAAAGCCAGAGGCATTTGTTTTGGATAATTTGGTATCTATCAGGGGGCTGTGCAAGAGTTTTAACAGCAGCAAGGCACGCCTGGATATCCTGAAAGGAGTTGATTTTGATTTAAACGCGGGTGAAACACTTTCTGTTGTCGGACCATCCGGGATCGGAAAATCAACTTTTCTTCACATACTCGGTACTCTTGAAAGACCGGACAAAGGAAAAATTTTGTACCGGGGGAATGATGTGTTGTTGTTTAGTACAGAAAAACTTGCAAAATTTAGAAACGAGTTTATCGGGTTTGTTTTCCAGTTTCATCACCTTCTTCCTGAATTTTCCGCACTTGAAAATACAATGATGCCGGCTCTTATTAATGGAAAATCCAAAACCACTGCCAGAGAGGCGGCAAAAGAAATACTCGTCAGGGTTGGGTTAAAAGATCGCCTGTCTCACAGGGTGGGAAAACTTTCAGGAGGCGAACAACAGCGAGTAGCCCTGGCCAGAGCACTGGTTCTTAAACCAGTTATCCTTTTGGCCGATGAACCAACAGGGAACCTTGATAAAAAAAACAGCCAGCAGGTTCATGATCTTATCTTGGAGTTAAATAAAGAATTACAGATGACACTGGTGGTGGTCACTCATAATTTAGAACTTGCGTCCTATATGTCCCGATGTGTAACAGTTGTTGATGGTTTGCTGGTTGAAACAAGTTCCTGTCTATAGAGGATTTGTATGTTCAAACGCTTGGGCCTGATTATTTTACTATTCACATGTTTTTTCTCCAGTTCGTTAAATGCCAAAAAACCGATTTCGGTAGTGATACTCCCTTTTAAAATATACAGCAGCGATGATTATTCAAATCTGCAAACCTCAATTCCGGAAGTGTTGAAAAAGCATCTGAAGCAAGATGGGGTGACCATAATTGATGCAAATAAACACAAAGGTTTGACGCCTAAAAATATGGCCAAAGGTAAAACCCAAATTCGCAATTTTGGTATGGAAAGTGGAGCTGACTATGTCATTTGGGGAGGTATGGCCTGGATAGGCAAACAGTTTAGCCTGGATATAAAGATGATGGAGGTTTTCGGAACCGATCCTCCCATTGTCTTTTCTGCTGAGAATAAAGGTATGGAGAATCTTCCTCATGCAGTAAAAAAACTAGCCGGCGATATAAGTCTTAAGCTTTTTAAACGTGAAGTGATCATAAAAATAATTATTGAGGGCAACCAGCGCATTGAAGCGGATGCTATAAAAAGAGTGATTATCACTACTCCGGGTGATGTATTTATCCCCAAAAGCCTTTCCAGTGATCTTAAAAACGTATATGCAATGGGCTATTTTGAAGATGTTCGTATCGAAGCGGAAAGCACACCCAGTGGGAAAATTATTTTTTTTAAGGTAAAAGAAAAGCCGACGATCCGAAGAATAATAATGAAAGGAAACTCAACCAGGTTTGATGATGAAAAAATAAAGGAAAACCTGAATATTAAAACAGGTTCAATCTTGAACATATTTAAAGTACAGAAAAACGTGAAGCGGATTGAAGCACTTTACAAAGAAAAAAATTATCATAACGTTAAAGTGGATTATAAAATTATTGAGCTTAAAAACAATCAGGCGGACTTAACATTTATTATTGAAGAAGGTGAAAAAGTTCGGATTAGAACAATTAATTTTATTGGAAATAAAGCTTATCCGGATAAAAAAATAAAAAAAATATTGAAATCATCGGAAAAAGGTTTCTTTTCCTGGCTGACGTCATCCGGTGATTTAAATAGAGAAGATTTGAACGAAGATGTGGCAAGGCTTACCGCTTTTTATCACAACAACGGCTATATACAGGCCAAAATAGGGGAACCCAAGGTTGAATTTAAGGAAAACCATATAGAGATCACCATAAAAATCAAAGAAGGAGTACAGTTTAAAGTAGGGGAGGTATATATAAAAGGCGATCTAGTAATGGCCAAAGAGAAAATGATGGAGAAAATAAAGATTTCAAAACAAGAATTTTTCAACCGTCGGATTGTACACAATGATGTGATGCTACTTAAGGATATTTATTCAGATGAGGGCTATGCGTATGCAGAAATACTTCCACGTACTGAAAAAGATCTTGATAAGCTGGTGGTCAATATCACATTTGATATAAAAAAAGGCAAACAGGTTTATTTTGAAGAAATTATTATTAGTGGGAATACGAAAACCAGGGACAAGGTGATTCGCAGACAGCTTAAAGTATATGAACAGGACCTGTTCAGCGGGGTTCGCTTAAAACGAAGTATAAGAAATCTATACAGACTTGATTATTTCAAAGATGTTAAGGTAAACACCATTAAAGGAAGCGCTGCTGATAAGATGATACTTAAAATCGATGTTTCCGAAAAGCCTACCGGAAGTTTTACTTTCGGTGGGGGATACAGTTCTACTGAAAAAACGTTTGTAACGGCATCGATTTCGCAAAAGAATTTGTTTGGACGGGGGCATATTCTTGCCGTGAACGGGAGGTGGGGAAGCGAGACAAAAAAATACTCTTTGGGATTCACGGAACCATGGCTTTTTGACATTCCGCTATCAGCAGATATCAAGATTTATGATTGGGAATATGAATATGATGCATATGATAAACAGAGCAAAGGCGGCACATTAAAATTCGGTTTTCCTGTGTTTGATTATACCAGGGGTTATCTTTCTTTTTCCTATGATAATGCGGACATAGAAATTACTAATGAAGTAGAGACACCTCAATCAATCGTAGATCTGATTAGCGATGTGGGGGATGAGAATATTATCACCAAAAGTATGGCTGCCCAACTTCGCTATGATTCAAGGAACAGGATTTTTAATCCCACCAGAGGATCGGATCACAGCATAAAGGTTGAATATGCTGGCTTTGATGGAGATATCGGCTTTACTAAGTATACCGCCAATACCGGGTGGTACATTCCTTTGTTTAAAGATATAGTGGGGTTTGTCCATGCAAAGGGTGGATATGTTCGTGAAAACTCTGAAGGAAAACTGCCGGATTA encodes the following:
- the bamA gene encoding outer membrane protein assembly factor BamA — translated: MFKRLGLIILLFTCFFSSSLNAKKPISVVILPFKIYSSDDYSNLQTSIPEVLKKHLKQDGVTIIDANKHKGLTPKNMAKGKTQIRNFGMESGADYVIWGGMAWIGKQFSLDIKMMEVFGTDPPIVFSAENKGMENLPHAVKKLAGDISLKLFKREVIIKIIIEGNQRIEADAIKRVIITTPGDVFIPKSLSSDLKNVYAMGYFEDVRIEAESTPSGKIIFFKVKEKPTIRRIIMKGNSTRFDDEKIKENLNIKTGSILNIFKVQKNVKRIEALYKEKNYHNVKVDYKIIELKNNQADLTFIIEEGEKVRIRTINFIGNKAYPDKKIKKILKSSEKGFFSWLTSSGDLNREDLNEDVARLTAFYHNNGYIQAKIGEPKVEFKENHIEITIKIKEGVQFKVGEVYIKGDLVMAKEKMMEKIKISKQEFFNRRIVHNDVMLLKDIYSDEGYAYAEILPRTEKDLDKLVVNITFDIKKGKQVYFEEIIISGNTKTRDKVIRRQLKVYEQDLFSGVRLKRSIRNLYRLDYFKDVKVNTIKGSAADKMILKIDVSEKPTGSFTFGGGYSSTEKTFVTASISQKNLFGRGHILAVNGRWGSETKKYSLGFTEPWLFDIPLSADIKIYDWEYEYDAYDKQSKGGTLKFGFPVFDYTRGYLSFSYDNADIEITNEVETPQSIVDLISDVGDENIITKSMAAQLRYDSRNRIFNPTRGSDHSIKVEYAGFDGDIGFTKYTANTGWYIPLFKDIVGFVHAKGGYVRENSEGKLPDYERFFLGGINSLRGFDWEDLSPKDQDGNAIGGDRFVQFNFELQYPIFKDAGIVGVVFFDTGDVYDNDEVITWGTLEHLRESAGFGFRWYSPVGPIRLEYGYILDPIEGQGEGGQWEFTMGGSF